A segment of the Triticum urartu cultivar G1812 chromosome 1, Tu2.1, whole genome shotgun sequence genome:
TTTGGATTATTCCTAAATGGAAAACTCCCCCTGTATGTCTGCTGCTCTTTTCCTTTTAATTTCTTTGTTTATAGATAAGTGTTGTTTTCGTTTATCTTCGTCTACTTGGGTGCTTGAACTGAGAGTTACTTTGTCATGTGCCATGCCCATCTCCCTCCATCCACAGGATCCACAGGCAACAAATATCATTATCAATCCAGGCCTGGCTTTTGGAACTGGGGAGCATCCGACGACTAAATTGTGCCTTCTTTTTCTGAAAGAAGCTATTAAGGGGGGTGAGCGTGTCTTGGACTATGGAACAGGCACCGGGGTGTTGGGTATTGCAGCTCTGAAGGTGCAATGTTAAAAACTGTTCTTGTTTACTACCAGCAAATATTTTTCAGGAAAAGACATCAGCAATTTCATGCTCTCATTGTTGGCTTACACTACAAATGCAGATGGGTGCTGCTCTATCCACTGGTATAGACATAGACCCTCAAGCAGTGAGCTCCGCTCGTGAGAACATGCTGCTGAATGGTATGGATTCTGGCAGAATGCTGGTTCACTTGGTACCGACAGGCGCCGAGCCTTCATGCTTCTCAAGTAGCATCGACAAATCAGAAGAGGAAAAGCCCGGCAGTAACCTTGAGCTGAAGTCCTCAAAGGGGACGTATGACATTGTTGCTGCAAATATACTGCTGAACCCCTTGCTGGAGCTGGTCGAGGACATAGTCGGATTTGCGAAAACCGGTGGAACAGTTGCTGTTTCAGGGATATTGTGTGAGCAGGTAAAAGGAATTTGACTATTTCCAAAATTTAACATGGCATTCAGAGTTTTGTTTCTTGGTTACGATGCTTCTCTTGGTACCTCACCAGTTATATCTCGTCTAATATAGGTTCCAAAGATTGAGAAGGCTTACTCCAGGTACTTGGACAACGTATCTGTATCTGAAATGGATGGATGGGCGTGCCTTCAGGGAACAAGAAGAGCATAGATTTAtgcattttctttttcttcttacATTGTAAAAGCAGATTGACCTTATTTTCCCGACTGGTGAAGGATTTTTGCCCCTACAGGAGGAGAATGTTTTGGCCTTAACAATTTGAACCATTTTGGTAGGATTACTTCGGTATTGTCAAGCTACACTGTTCATTGTTTTCAATGCCCCTTTGGAGGCGTGATGCCTAACTGCTGCTTCTGAGCCCACATGTCACTGAcccaactgcacctgcagttacgGCACTGAAGCTCAGTCTTACATCACTATCCAGCGTATGATAAGAGGACGTGTTGTTCACAGTGCACAAGTGCAAACAGCACATGGATGCTAAACAAACACTGTATAACgttatttcgcaaaaaaaaaacacTGTATAACGTTTGTTTCGTGCGCATCATTTTTATCACTACGATAGCGCGAGGAAATGTGTGGTAGTAGGATATCAAAATCCCAGATTGGTTCTGAGGACAAACCCAGATTGATTTTCATTATGAATTCAAAGGGTAAATGAATCAGAAAACATGACGATGGTTTCAGACTAACTGCAGTCGCTGAAAAGGCATTGGTAGTACAACTCACGCGCAAATGGTAGAAGATTATCTTTTCAGTTAGTACAACCTGTACTGCTTCCAGTATCCTCATACACTTCCTGAAGATATGTCCACTATCTCGAATCAAATTCAACACGCTATTGTAACACCCTTCTACTTGGAAACAAACTATACATGAATCAACATGCATCTTTTGGGGAGAAAAACTCATTCATTAGCGACAGGCCTGGTTAGCAATCTCAATCTGCGAGTATGCTTTGAAGGACTTGTAGCGGCAGGCCAAATCTTGTAGAACTTTCAGTGTTCAGGTTACCTGAACTTCGCCAAATTAGAGCCTGCCATTTTGGTGCTCAGGCTACGCGAATCCTTAGTTTTTCATTCTTTTCCTCTTCTGTACTCCTATGTATTCAGGGTACTAGTACTATCCATTTGTGCTTTGCAGAAATAATCCCATCTAAATTTTACTAGGAATCTTGTGTTTAAGGAAAGCCTCCAAATCACTTATAGATGTCAAACCTTCTTTCTGATTGGCGAGAAACTTTGAGAACTCCGAAACTTTCCCCTCTCCGCTCTTCCCAGGGGGGCTACTGAGAAATGGGAGAGATGATGGTGCTTGTGCCAGTGCCCACACTGATGAGAGCAATTCATTTGGTTTATCCAGCTGCTCCAAAATTGTGTAATCTCCATTCGCTGTACAAAAGGGGAGAAGGTTGACAAAAAACTCCTATATACCCTGGAAGGCTCAGATGA
Coding sequences within it:
- the LOC125523005 gene encoding ribosomal protein L11 methyltransferase, which produces MLPLARAPLHRLLLSSPLALSLCSPYTTVGRRGVSPLLLMLSARPSACRVGEGFPAAGASSRGRSLCPRAVSVYDEAPSSSAAGSVYDDLAAPYLSVRIRCRKEDAELLSESLLCFGACSVTVDDIADAANLDEISITTIYAHGENVGSSVSNAASSAGLDYSPAYETSVGKQCDWVTLVQETYESTKVIDGLWIIPKWKTPPDPQATNIIINPGLAFGTGEHPTTKLCLLFLKEAIKGGERVLDYGTGTGVLGIAALKMGAALSTGIDIDPQAVSSARENMLLNGMDSGRMLVHLVPTGAEPSCFSSSIDKSEEEKPGSNLELKSSKGTYDIVAANILLNPLLELVEDIVGFAKTGGTVAVSGILCEQVPKIEKAYSRYLDNVSVSEMDGWACLQGTRRA